A single Pseudomonas putida DNA region contains:
- a CDS encoding succinate dehydrogenase iron-sulfur subunit — MLKVEVYRYNPDTDSAPKMESFDVDTGGKDLMVLDVLALIKEKDEGFSYRRSCREGVCGSDGMNMNGKNGLACITPLSGVVKGNKLVLRPLPGLPVIRDLVVDMSIFYKQYEKVKPFLQNDTPAPAIERLQSPEDRDKLDGLYECILCACCSTSCPSFWWNPDKFLGPAALLQAYRFLADSRDTKTQERLASLDDPFSVFRCRGIMNCVNVCPKGLNPTKAIGHVRNMLLQSGT; from the coding sequence ATGTTGAAAGTCGAAGTTTATCGTTACAACCCGGACACCGACTCGGCGCCCAAGATGGAGTCGTTCGACGTCGATACCGGCGGCAAGGACCTGATGGTGCTGGACGTGCTGGCGCTGATCAAGGAGAAGGACGAGGGTTTCTCGTACCGTCGCTCCTGCCGTGAAGGCGTTTGCGGTTCCGATGGCATGAACATGAACGGCAAGAACGGCCTGGCCTGCATCACCCCGCTGTCGGGCGTGGTCAAGGGCAACAAGCTGGTTCTGCGTCCGCTGCCAGGCCTGCCGGTCATTCGTGACCTGGTTGTCGACATGAGCATCTTCTACAAGCAGTACGAGAAGGTGAAGCCGTTCCTGCAGAACGACACGCCGGCTCCGGCCATCGAGCGTCTGCAGTCGCCGGAAGATCGCGACAAGCTGGACGGTCTGTACGAGTGCATCCTGTGCGCTTGCTGCTCGACCTCCTGCCCGTCGTTCTGGTGGAACCCAGACAAGTTCCTGGGCCCGGCCGCTTTGCTGCAGGCCTACCGCTTCCTGGCCGACAGCCGTGACACCAAGACCCAGGAGCGCCTGGCGTCCCTGGATGACCCGTTCAGCGTATTCCGCTGCCGCGGGATCATGAACTGCGTCAACGTTTGCCCCAAGGGTCTGAACCCGACCAAGGCAATCGGTCACGTACGTAACATGCTGCTGCAAAGCGGCACCTGA
- the sdhA gene encoding succinate dehydrogenase flavoprotein subunit: protein MASIPTISFDAIIIGGGGAGMRAALQLAQGGHKTAVVTKVFPTRSHTVSAQGGITCAIASADPNDDWRWHMYDTVKGSDYIGDQDAIEYMCQEGPAAVFELDHMGLPFSRTETGRIYQRPFGGQSKDFGKGGQAARTCAASDRTGHALLHTLYQGNLKAGTTFLNEYYAVDLVKNKEGAFVGVIAICIETGETMYIKSKATVLATGGAGRIYASTTNALINTGDGIGMALRAGVPVQDIEMWQFHPTGIAGAGVLVTEGCRGEGGYLINAHGERFMERYAPNAKDLAGRDVVARSMVKEIIAGNGVGPNKDHVLLKLDHLGEEVLHSRLPGICELSKTFAHVDPVVAPVPVVPTCHYMMGGVATNIHGQAITMDEEGKDHIIPGLFAVGEVACVSVHGANRLGGNSLLDLVVFGRAAGLHLEKALSDGIEHLDASDTDIDVALSRLNKLNERSTGEDVASLKRELQSCMQNYFGVFRTGEYMLKGIEQLAGLRERIANVKINDKSQAFNTARIEALELQNLLEVAEATAIAAEARKESRGAHAREDFEDRDDENWLCHTLYYPGEKRVAKRGVNFAPKTVPAFEPKVRTY, encoded by the coding sequence ATGGCTAGCATTCCAACCATTTCCTTCGACGCCATCATCATCGGTGGCGGCGGCGCCGGCATGCGCGCAGCGCTGCAGCTGGCCCAGGGCGGTCACAAGACTGCCGTAGTCACCAAGGTCTTCCCGACCCGTTCGCACACTGTATCCGCCCAGGGCGGCATCACCTGCGCCATCGCTTCGGCAGACCCGAACGACGACTGGCGCTGGCACATGTACGATACCGTCAAGGGTTCCGACTACATCGGTGACCAGGACGCTATCGAATACATGTGTCAGGAAGGCCCGGCTGCGGTCTTCGAACTGGACCACATGGGTCTGCCGTTCTCGCGTACCGAAACCGGTCGTATCTACCAGCGTCCGTTCGGTGGCCAGTCCAAGGACTTCGGTAAAGGTGGCCAGGCCGCCCGTACCTGCGCTGCGTCCGACCGTACCGGTCACGCGCTGCTGCACACCCTGTACCAGGGCAACCTGAAGGCAGGCACCACCTTCCTCAACGAGTACTATGCCGTTGACCTGGTGAAAAACAAGGAAGGCGCTTTCGTCGGCGTGATCGCGATCTGCATCGAAACCGGCGAAACCATGTACATCAAGTCCAAGGCCACCGTTCTGGCCACTGGCGGTGCCGGTCGTATCTACGCCTCCACCACCAACGCCCTGATCAACACCGGTGACGGTATCGGCATGGCCCTGCGTGCAGGCGTACCGGTACAGGACATCGAAATGTGGCAGTTCCACCCGACCGGCATCGCCGGCGCCGGTGTACTGGTTACCGAAGGCTGCCGCGGTGAAGGTGGCTACCTGATCAACGCCCACGGCGAGCGCTTCATGGAGCGTTACGCGCCGAACGCGAAAGACCTGGCTGGCCGCGACGTGGTCGCCCGTTCCATGGTCAAGGAAATCATCGCCGGCAACGGCGTGGGCCCGAACAAGGACCACGTACTGCTGAAGCTGGACCACCTGGGCGAGGAAGTGCTGCACAGCCGCCTGCCAGGCATCTGCGAGCTGTCCAAGACCTTCGCCCACGTCGACCCAGTGGTCGCCCCGGTTCCGGTCGTTCCAACCTGCCACTACATGATGGGCGGCGTTGCCACCAACATTCATGGCCAGGCCATCACCATGGACGAAGAAGGCAAGGATCACATCATCCCTGGCCTGTTTGCCGTAGGTGAAGTGGCGTGCGTATCGGTTCACGGTGCCAACCGCCTGGGCGGCAACTCGCTGCTCGACCTGGTGGTGTTCGGCCGTGCTGCCGGCCTGCACCTGGAGAAGGCGCTGAGCGACGGCATCGAGCACCTCGACGCCAGCGACACCGACATCGATGTTGCCCTGAGCCGTCTGAACAAGCTCAACGAGCGCTCCACTGGCGAAGACGTTGCCAGCCTCAAGCGCGAGCTGCAAAGCTGCATGCAAAACTACTTCGGTGTATTCCGTACTGGCGAATACATGCTGAAGGGTATCGAGCAGCTGGCCGGCCTGCGTGAGCGCATCGCCAACGTCAAGATCAACGACAAGTCCCAGGCCTTCAACACCGCGCGTATCGAAGCGCTGGAGCTGCAGAACCTGCTGGAAGTCGCCGAAGCTACCGCCATTGCGGCCGAAGCCCGTAAAGAGTCCCGCGGCGCTCACGCCCGTGAAGACTTCGAAGACCGTGACGACGAAAACTGGCTGTGCCACACCCTGTACTACCCGGGTGAGAAGCGCGTCGCCAAGCGTGGCGTCAACTTTGCGCCGAAGACTGTTCCAGCCTTCGAACCAAAAGTCCGGACTTACTAA
- the sdhD gene encoding succinate dehydrogenase, hydrophobic membrane anchor protein yields the protein MVTNVTNLSRSGLYDWMAQRVSAVVLAAYFIFLIGYVVCHPGIDYTQWHGLFSNNAMRIFSLLALVALGAHAWVGMWTIATDYLTPMSFGKSATAIRFLFQAVCGVAMFAYFVWGVQILWGI from the coding sequence ATGGTAACCAATGTCACGAACCTGTCGCGTTCGGGCCTCTATGACTGGATGGCGCAGCGCGTATCGGCGGTCGTTCTCGCGGCTTACTTCATTTTCCTGATCGGCTACGTGGTCTGCCACCCAGGCATCGACTACACCCAGTGGCATGGTCTGTTCTCCAACAACGCGATGCGGATCTTCAGTCTGCTGGCCCTCGTTGCCCTGGGCGCTCACGCCTGGGTCGGCATGTGGACCATCGCCACCGACTACCTGACGCCAATGTCGTTCGGCAAGTCGGCGACTGCGATTCGTTTCCTGTTCCAGGCGGTATGCGGCGTTGCGATGTTCGCTTACTTTGTCTGGGGTGTGCAGATTCTCTGGGGTATCTGA
- the sdhC gene encoding succinate dehydrogenase, cytochrome b556 subunit, with amino-acid sequence MKKAVKSQRPVNLDLRTIKLPVTAYTSILHRISGVILFLGLAIMLYALGKSLGSEEGFGEVKACLTSPLAKFVTWGLLSALLYHLVAGVRHLIMDMGIGETLEGGKLGSKIVIVISVVLIVLVGVWVW; translated from the coding sequence GTGAAAAAAGCCGTGAAAAGCCAACGACCTGTAAACCTAGACCTAAGGACCATCAAGCTTCCTGTCACTGCGTACACGTCCATTCTGCACCGTATCTCCGGCGTCATCCTGTTCCTCGGCCTTGCCATCATGCTTTATGCACTGGGCAAGTCGCTGGGTTCCGAGGAAGGCTTCGGTGAGGTGAAGGCGTGTCTGACCAGCCCGCTGGCCAAGTTCGTGACCTGGGGCCTGCTGTCCGCCCTGCTTTATCACCTCGTGGCAGGTGTACGCCACCTGATCATGGACATGGGTATCGGTGAGACGCTGGAAGGCGGCAAGCTGGGCTCGAAAATCGTGATCGTCATCTCCGTGGTGCTGATCGTTCTGGTGGGAGTTTGGGTATGGTAA
- the gltA gene encoding citrate synthase, with product MADKKAQLVIEGAAPVELPILTGTVGPDVIDVRGLGATGHFTFDPGFMATASCESKITYIDGDKGVLLHRGYPIEQLAEKSDYLETCYLLLNGELPNAEQKAQFVSTVKNHTMVHEQLKSFFNGFRRDAHPMAVMCGVVGALSAFYHDSLDINNPQHREISAVRLVAKMPTLAAMVYKYSMGQPMMYPRNDLSYAENFLHMMFNTPCEIKPISPVLAKAMDRIFILHADHEQNASTSTVRLAGSSGANPFACIAAGIAALWGPAHGGANEAVLTMLDEIGDVSNIDKYIAKAKDKNDPFKLMGFGHRVYKNRDPRATVMKKTCDEVLGELGIKNDPQLELAMRLEEIALTDPYFIERSLYPNVDFYSGIILKAIGIPTSMFTVIFALARTVGWISHWKEMLSSPYKIGRPRQLYTGELQRDIVELKDRK from the coding sequence ATGGCTGACAAAAAAGCGCAGTTGGTCATCGAGGGCGCTGCCCCCGTCGAGCTGCCCATTTTAACCGGCACCGTTGGTCCTGATGTAATCGACGTCCGCGGGTTGGGGGCCACTGGTCACTTCACCTTCGACCCTGGTTTCATGGCGACCGCCTCGTGCGAGTCGAAGATCACCTACATCGACGGCGACAAGGGCGTGCTGCTGCACCGCGGTTACCCGATCGAACAGCTCGCCGAGAAATCGGATTACCTGGAAACCTGCTACCTGCTGCTCAACGGCGAACTGCCGAATGCCGAGCAGAAGGCCCAGTTCGTCAGCACCGTGAAGAACCACACCATGGTTCACGAGCAGCTGAAGTCCTTCTTCAACGGTTTCCGCCGCGACGCTCACCCAATGGCGGTGATGTGCGGTGTGGTCGGCGCCCTGTCGGCGTTCTACCACGACTCCCTGGACATCAATAACCCGCAACACCGCGAAATTTCCGCGGTGCGCCTGGTCGCCAAGATGCCGACCCTGGCCGCGATGGTTTACAAGTACTCCATGGGCCAGCCGATGATGTATCCGCGCAACGACCTGTCGTACGCGGAAAACTTCCTGCACATGATGTTCAACACCCCGTGCGAGATCAAACCGATCAGCCCGGTGCTGGCCAAGGCAATGGACCGGATCTTCATCCTCCACGCCGACCACGAGCAGAACGCCTCCACTTCCACCGTGCGCCTGGCGGGCTCCTCGGGTGCCAACCCGTTCGCCTGTATCGCCGCCGGTATCGCCGCACTGTGGGGCCCGGCCCACGGCGGTGCGAACGAAGCAGTCCTGACCATGCTCGATGAAATTGGCGATGTTTCGAACATCGACAAGTACATCGCCAAGGCCAAGGACAAGAACGATCCGTTCAAGCTCATGGGCTTCGGTCACCGCGTCTACAAGAACCGCGACCCGCGCGCCACCGTGATGAAGAAGACCTGCGACGAAGTCCTGGGCGAGCTGGGCATCAAGAACGATCCTCAGCTGGAACTGGCCATGCGCCTGGAAGAGATCGCCCTGACCGATCCGTACTTCATCGAGCGCTCGCTGTACCCGAACGTCGACTTCTACTCGGGCATCATCCTGAAGGCGATCGGCATTCCGACCAGCATGTTCACCGTGATCTTCGCCCTGGCACGCACTGTCGGCTGGATCTCGCACTGGAAAGAAATGCTCTCCAGCCCGTACAAGATCGGCCGCCCTCGCCAGCTGTACACCGGCGAACTGCAGCGCGACATCGTCGAGCTGAAGGACCGCAAGTAA
- a CDS encoding START domain-containing protein, which produces MRSFKRIALLCGMGVLLAPAAWAENWQVAKDEEGIKVSLSEVPGSKYKAYQGVTLIKAPLAKVQALQEDVAGACAWIHECKSQKLLKHEGDQSWTYTQFNTPWPVTPRDSVLHITTVKGADGSLTRNLVEEPTYIPEEKGFVRVAKVQGFWKLVPKGDGTEVTYQVHTEPGGSVPAMVANKFVVDSPFNTLKGLRERAEKN; this is translated from the coding sequence ATGAGATCGTTCAAGCGTATTGCACTGCTGTGTGGCATGGGTGTCCTGCTGGCGCCGGCTGCCTGGGCCGAAAACTGGCAGGTGGCCAAGGACGAGGAGGGGATCAAGGTCTCGCTCAGTGAGGTGCCGGGCTCCAAGTACAAGGCTTATCAGGGCGTGACCCTGATCAAGGCGCCGCTGGCCAAGGTCCAGGCGCTGCAGGAAGACGTGGCGGGGGCGTGTGCCTGGATACATGAGTGCAAGTCGCAGAAGTTGCTCAAGCATGAAGGTGACCAGAGCTGGACCTATACCCAGTTCAATACGCCGTGGCCGGTGACGCCGCGTGATTCCGTGTTGCATATCACCACCGTCAAGGGGGCTGACGGCAGCCTGACCCGCAATCTGGTCGAAGAGCCGACCTACATTCCGGAAGAAAAGGGCTTTGTGCGGGTGGCGAAGGTGCAGGGCTTCTGGAAGCTGGTGCCCAAGGGTGACGGCACCGAGGTGACCTATCAGGTGCACACCGAGCCAGGTGGTAGCGTGCCTGCGATGGTGGCCAACAAGTTCGTGGTCGATTCGCCGTTCAATACCTTGAAAGGGCTGCGCGAGCGGGCCGAGAAGAACTGA
- a CDS encoding YkgJ family cysteine cluster protein: MNCREGCGACCIAPSISSAMPRMPLGKPAGERCLHLTAENLCDLFGKPERPAVCGGFKADIEVCGSDRDEAIRILGWWEQITAA, encoded by the coding sequence ATGAATTGTCGTGAGGGTTGTGGTGCCTGCTGCATCGCCCCGTCCATCAGCTCGGCGATGCCGCGCATGCCTCTGGGCAAGCCGGCGGGCGAGCGCTGCCTGCACCTGACTGCAGAAAATCTCTGCGACTTGTTCGGTAAGCCCGAGCGGCCGGCGGTGTGCGGCGGTTTCAAGGCGGATATCGAGGTGTGCGGCAGTGATCGCGACGAGGCGATCAGGATTCTTGGCTGGTGGGAGCAGATAACGGCGGCGTGA
- a CDS encoding PLP-dependent aminotransferase family protein, with the protein MTNLLLYQRIAQQLADDIRRGVYQPGERVPSVRKMSAQLNVSHATVLQAYANLEDQGLIRARPQSGYYVHQTPALTAQTPDIARVERPGLVTRASIIQQVLTEARRDGVFPFGAAVPHVDYLPVRALHQQIAKVTRFHSPRAFSYMFSPGFEPLRRQIAIRMRDAGVLVDPREVIVTHGCVDALQMSLRVLTRPGDLIAAESPTYYGLLQLADLLGLKVIEIPSDPSTGISLEALQLAANQWSIKALVLTTRLSNPLGGTVPEERQKQLLRLASDFDIQIVEDDIYGELMFEQGKTKALKAFDRLDRVIYCSSFSKTLSPGVRVGWMVAGRYQDEIQRLQTFTTHSACSVTQMGVAAYLENGGYDRHLRYIRQEYRKNLSAYQLAVQQHFPEGTQMTRPTGGFILWVSLPGRVNTQELHVRALEQGISIAPGLIFSNTEQFNHCIRLNCGIPWNKEAERAVITLGLLAQQLCRESQPSLL; encoded by the coding sequence ATGACCAACCTGCTGCTGTACCAGCGTATCGCCCAGCAACTGGCCGATGACATCCGTCGCGGTGTCTACCAGCCAGGCGAACGCGTACCGTCCGTGCGCAAGATGAGCGCCCAGCTCAACGTCAGCCATGCCACGGTATTGCAGGCCTACGCCAATCTCGAGGATCAGGGCCTGATTCGTGCCCGGCCGCAGTCGGGCTACTACGTGCACCAGACGCCTGCCCTGACTGCGCAGACGCCGGATATTGCCCGGGTCGAGCGCCCTGGTCTGGTGACGCGTGCCAGCATCATCCAGCAGGTATTGACCGAGGCACGGCGCGATGGCGTGTTCCCATTCGGCGCCGCCGTGCCGCACGTCGACTATCTGCCGGTGCGCGCCCTGCATCAACAAATCGCCAAGGTCACCCGCTTTCACAGCCCGCGTGCCTTCAGCTATATGTTCAGCCCCGGCTTCGAGCCGTTGCGTCGGCAGATCGCCATCCGCATGCGTGATGCTGGCGTGCTGGTCGACCCGCGTGAAGTGATCGTCACCCATGGCTGTGTCGATGCCTTGCAGATGTCGCTGCGGGTGCTGACCCGCCCGGGTGACCTGATCGCGGCCGAATCGCCGACTTACTATGGGCTTTTGCAACTGGCTGACCTCTTGGGCCTGAAGGTGATCGAGATCCCCAGTGATCCGTCTACCGGCATCAGTCTCGAAGCCTTGCAGCTGGCAGCCAATCAATGGTCGATCAAGGCCTTGGTGCTGACCACGCGCCTGAGCAACCCGCTGGGTGGCACCGTGCCTGAAGAGCGGCAGAAGCAGTTGCTGCGCCTGGCATCGGACTTCGATATCCAGATCGTCGAAGACGATATCTACGGCGAGTTGATGTTCGAGCAGGGCAAGACCAAGGCGCTCAAGGCCTTCGACCGGTTGGACCGGGTCATCTACTGCTCGAGCTTTTCCAAGACCCTTTCGCCCGGGGTGCGCGTCGGCTGGATGGTGGCGGGGCGTTATCAGGATGAAATTCAGCGCCTGCAGACCTTCACCACCCATTCGGCGTGCAGTGTGACGCAGATGGGCGTGGCGGCGTACCTGGAGAACGGTGGTTATGACCGGCACCTGCGCTATATCCGCCAGGAGTACCGCAAAAACCTCAGTGCCTACCAGCTGGCGGTGCAGCAGCATTTCCCGGAGGGTACCCAGATGACCCGGCCAACCGGCGGTTTCATCCTGTGGGTAAGCCTGCCGGGGCGGGTCAATACCCAGGAATTGCATGTGCGTGCGCTGGAGCAGGGCATCAGTATCGCGCCCGGCCTGATCTTCAGTAACACCGAGCAGTTCAACCACTGCATACGGCTCAACTGTGGCATTCCCTGGAACAAGGAGGCCGAAAGGGCAGTCATCACGCTCGGGCTGTTGGCCCAGCAATTGTGCAGAGAATCGCAGCCCTCACTTTTGTAG
- a CDS encoding OmpA family protein, whose translation MMRLNAKAALALLVLTAGLQGCASQRSSAALDDATAAFQRVKDDADVLRSAPRDVVRAGESLSRAERLSSYIGTGSDVRHYAYLSQRYSEIASEHAKLALNEERRAKLDLERQRLQLALREAKLDSVQQQGKWLENQIAALASEQADRGLVMTLSDVLFDTGSADLKNSASRTVLKLVQFLQLNPRRVVRIEGYTDSTGTPEDNLKLSRDRAQSVADMLVDLGIDEKRLQVEGYGDQYPIEANASERGRAQNRRVEIVFSDDKGKLAPAR comes from the coding sequence ATGATGCGCCTCAATGCGAAAGCCGCACTGGCACTGCTGGTGCTGACGGCTGGCCTGCAGGGTTGTGCCAGCCAGCGCAGTTCGGCGGCGCTGGATGACGCGACCGCGGCCTTCCAGAGGGTCAAGGACGATGCCGACGTGCTGCGCAGTGCCCCGCGTGATGTGGTCCGTGCCGGTGAGTCGCTGTCCCGCGCCGAGCGCCTGTCCAGCTACATCGGCACGGGCAGCGACGTGCGTCATTATGCCTACCTGAGCCAGCGCTACAGCGAGATCGCCAGTGAGCACGCCAAGCTGGCGCTGAATGAGGAGCGTCGGGCCAAGCTCGACCTCGAACGCCAGCGCCTGCAGCTGGCTCTGCGTGAGGCCAAACTGGACAGTGTGCAGCAGCAGGGTAAATGGCTGGAAAACCAGATTGCCGCGCTGGCCTCGGAGCAGGCTGACCGAGGCCTGGTGATGACCTTGAGCGATGTGCTGTTCGACACCGGCAGTGCCGACCTGAAGAACTCGGCCAGCCGCACCGTGCTCAAGCTGGTGCAGTTCCTCCAGCTCAATCCGCGTCGCGTTGTGCGGATCGAGGGCTATACCGACAGCACCGGTACGCCCGAGGACAATCTCAAGTTGTCGCGTGATCGTGCCCAGTCGGTGGCCGACATGCTGGTCGACCTGGGCATCGATGAGAAGCGCCTGCAAGTCGAAGGGTATGGCGATCAGTATCCGATCGAGGCCAATGCCTCGGAGCGGGGCAGGGCGCAGAACCGCCGGGTCGAGATCGTCTTCTCGGACGACAAGGGCAAGCTCGCACCGGCCCGCTGA
- a CDS encoding DUF4398 domain-containing protein, producing the protein MKTQSLILAVAMLGLAGCANDPAPNEQMRISEQALEQAKAVGATDQVEALKLAEDKFARAKTNMLTEDYRDARMRAEQAELDARLAEAQVLNQKSEEQLQLLQSRVKRLRKQLEVQP; encoded by the coding sequence GTGAAAACCCAATCCCTGATCCTAGCCGTGGCCATGCTCGGCCTGGCTGGCTGCGCCAACGACCCGGCGCCCAATGAGCAGATGCGAATTTCCGAGCAGGCGCTGGAGCAAGCCAAGGCTGTCGGTGCCACCGACCAGGTCGAGGCGCTGAAACTGGCCGAAGACAAGTTCGCCCGGGCCAAGACCAACATGCTGACCGAGGACTACCGTGACGCGCGCATGCGTGCTGAGCAGGCCGAGCTGGACGCACGCCTGGCCGAGGCGCAGGTGCTGAACCAGAAAAGCGAAGAGCAGCTTCAGTTGCTGCAATCGCGGGTCAAGCGCCTGCGCAAGCAGCTGGAGGTGCAGCCATGA
- a CDS encoding substrate-binding periplasmic protein, translated as MVLRNAGKVLACMVAMLSPMVMAAGKCERLVATGSPDAPPYSWQDPSDPKHLIGANVDLLRQVLGELGVKVEVLSAGRRDQALEEVRSGRMDLLLDTPMQVEQLTALDYIHPPLQLNEYLVWTRHDAALEFDGPADLARYQGSLSERARLTPAFTAFAKAQLKLVPAQNLTQAFQKLVLGQVDYVLAGRYSGMAMTQGLGMSNNLIARGLPVDRPGLYLAVSHNSACNDAWLRGQLAKKLTELPISGASEAVLQRNVERWKAQMQVQADAPKH; from the coding sequence ATGGTGTTGCGCAACGCGGGCAAGGTGCTGGCATGCATGGTGGCAATGCTGTCGCCAATGGTGATGGCGGCAGGTAAGTGCGAGCGCCTGGTGGCGACTGGCAGCCCGGACGCACCGCCATACTCCTGGCAGGACCCAAGCGACCCGAAACACCTGATCGGCGCCAATGTCGACCTGTTGCGCCAGGTTCTCGGCGAGCTGGGGGTGAAAGTCGAGGTACTCAGTGCCGGTCGTCGCGATCAGGCGCTGGAAGAGGTGCGCAGCGGGCGCATGGACCTGCTGCTCGATACCCCCATGCAAGTGGAGCAGCTGACCGCGCTGGACTACATTCATCCACCCCTGCAGCTCAATGAATACCTGGTCTGGACCCGCCATGACGCCGCGCTGGAGTTCGATGGCCCGGCTGACCTGGCCAGGTATCAGGGCAGCCTGTCCGAGCGCGCGCGCCTGACCCCTGCGTTCACTGCCTTCGCCAAGGCCCAGCTCAAGCTGGTGCCGGCGCAAAACCTCACCCAGGCCTTCCAGAAACTGGTGCTGGGCCAGGTCGACTATGTGTTGGCCGGGCGCTATTCGGGCATGGCCATGACCCAGGGCCTGGGCATGAGTAACAATCTCATCGCGCGCGGCTTGCCGGTGGATCGCCCGGGCCTGTACCTGGCCGTGTCGCACAATTCGGCCTGCAATGACGCGTGGTTGCGTGGGCAACTGGCAAAAAAGCTGACAGAATTGCCGATCTCCGGCGCGTCCGAAGCCGTACTGCAACGTAATGTCGAGCGTTGGAAAGCGCAGATGCAAGTGCAGGCGGACGCCCCAAAACATTAG
- a CDS encoding electron transfer flavoprotein subunit alpha/FixB family protein, whose amino-acid sequence MTILVVAEYEKGAVAPATLNTVAAAAKIDGDVHVLVAGQNVGGVAESAAKIAGVAKVLVADNAAYAHVLPENVAPLIVELAKGYSHVLAPATTNGKNILPRVAALLDVDQISEIISVESADTFKRPIYAGNAIATVQSSAAIKVITVRTTGFDAVAAEGGSAAVEAVAAAHNAGISAFVGEELAKSDRPELTAAKIVVSGGRGMGNGDNFKHLYSLADKLGAAVGASRAAVDAGFVPNDMQVGQTGKIVAPQLYIAVGISGAIQHLAGMKDSKVIVAINKDEEAPIFQVADYGLVADLFEAVPELEKLV is encoded by the coding sequence ATGACTATCCTGGTTGTCGCTGAATACGAAAAAGGTGCCGTAGCCCCGGCCACCCTGAACACTGTCGCCGCTGCCGCCAAGATTGATGGTGATGTGCACGTGCTGGTCGCTGGCCAGAACGTCGGTGGCGTCGCCGAATCCGCTGCCAAGATCGCAGGCGTGGCCAAGGTGCTGGTTGCCGATAACGCCGCCTACGCCCACGTGCTGCCGGAAAACGTCGCGCCGCTGATCGTCGAGCTGGCCAAGGGCTACAGCCACGTGCTGGCCCCGGCTACCACCAACGGCAAGAACATCCTGCCGCGCGTTGCCGCGCTGCTGGACGTGGACCAGATTTCCGAGATCATCTCGGTCGAATCCGCCGACACCTTCAAGCGCCCGATCTACGCCGGTAACGCCATTGCCACCGTGCAATCGAGCGCGGCCATCAAGGTCATCACTGTGCGTACCACCGGCTTCGACGCCGTGGCCGCTGAAGGTGGCTCGGCTGCCGTCGAAGCGGTGGCTGCGGCGCACAACGCCGGTATCTCGGCCTTCGTTGGCGAAGAGCTGGCCAAGTCCGACCGTCCAGAGCTGACTGCTGCCAAGATCGTCGTTTCCGGCGGCCGTGGCATGGGCAACGGTGACAACTTCAAGCACCTGTACAGCCTGGCCGACAAGCTCGGCGCCGCTGTCGGTGCCTCGCGCGCCGCGGTCGACGCGGGCTTCGTGCCGAACGACATGCAGGTCGGCCAGACCGGCAAGATCGTTGCCCCTCAGCTGTACATCGCCGTCGGTATCTCCGGCGCGATCCAGCACCTGGCCGGCATGAAGGATTCCAAGGTGATCGTCGCGATCAACAAGGATGAAGAAGCGCCGATCTTCCAGGTAGCCGATTACGGCCTGGTCGCAGACCTGTTCGAAGCCGTTCCAGAGCTGGAAAAGCTGGTCTGA